One part of the Leclercia sp. LSNIH1 genome encodes these proteins:
- a CDS encoding FGGY family carbohydrate kinase yields the protein MSVNKDIIIALDEGTTNAKAVALDASGHVVASFSRALAIQTPHEGWVEQSADLLVEASLDVVARALATVGVERVAALAISNQRETVVGWERATGKPIAPALSWQCSRTAAFCHQLREQGHGPEIRAATGLPIAPLFSASKMRWLLDNIPDGAARAARGEICLGTVDSWLLWNLTQGQAFSCDYANAARTQLMSLHTADWDPQMLALFGIPRAALPEIKPSSGLFGYTRGCPSIPDGLPVMAMIGDSHAALFAHGLGAEGCVKATYGTGSSVMAPVASARSEVSALATTVAWHDGETLVYGLEGNIPHTGDAVAWMADSTGLSELSQAELIHELNTLPRSVDSTLGVYFVPALTGLGAPWWDENARGMIHGLSRGVKRAHLIRAALESIAYQIADVVQAMRAHPGFTLNALMVDGGPTKNDWLMQYQADLLGCPVMRSDVAELSAMGAALLARKALFNLTTAQLRQYLPEHVTFTPDMARHARLQTRWQAWQETVARVRR from the coding sequence ATGTCGGTGAACAAGGACATTATCATCGCCCTCGACGAGGGCACCACCAATGCCAAAGCGGTGGCGCTGGATGCCAGCGGGCATGTGGTGGCGAGCTTCTCCCGGGCGCTGGCAATCCAGACGCCCCACGAAGGCTGGGTTGAACAATCCGCCGACCTGCTGGTGGAGGCCTCTCTGGATGTGGTGGCCCGCGCATTGGCCACCGTCGGGGTAGAGAGAGTGGCGGCGCTGGCGATCAGCAATCAGCGTGAAACCGTGGTGGGCTGGGAGCGGGCAACGGGCAAACCCATTGCCCCGGCGCTGAGCTGGCAATGTTCCCGCACCGCGGCCTTTTGCCACCAGCTGCGTGAGCAGGGCCACGGCCCGGAGATTAGAGCGGCCACGGGCCTGCCCATCGCGCCGCTGTTTTCTGCCTCCAAAATGCGCTGGCTGCTGGATAACATCCCCGACGGCGCAGCGCGTGCCGCCCGGGGTGAGATCTGCCTCGGCACCGTTGACAGCTGGCTGCTGTGGAACCTGACCCAGGGGCAGGCGTTTAGCTGCGATTACGCCAACGCTGCCCGCACCCAGCTGATGAGCCTGCATACCGCCGACTGGGACCCGCAGATGCTGGCGCTGTTTGGCATCCCCCGCGCGGCCCTGCCGGAGATTAAACCCTCCAGCGGTCTGTTTGGTTACACCCGCGGCTGCCCCTCCATTCCGGACGGACTGCCGGTGATGGCGATGATCGGCGACTCCCACGCCGCGCTCTTTGCCCACGGTCTGGGGGCGGAAGGCTGCGTGAAGGCGACCTACGGCACCGGCTCGTCGGTGATGGCGCCGGTGGCCTCCGCCCGCAGCGAGGTGAGCGCCCTGGCCACCACCGTGGCCTGGCACGACGGCGAGACGCTGGTCTACGGGCTGGAGGGGAATATCCCCCACACCGGCGACGCGGTGGCGTGGATGGCGGACAGCACCGGGCTAAGCGAGCTGTCGCAGGCGGAGCTTATCCATGAGCTCAACACCCTCCCCCGCTCGGTGGACTCCACGCTCGGCGTCTATTTTGTGCCGGCGCTGACCGGCCTTGGCGCCCCGTGGTGGGATGAGAATGCCCGCGGCATGATCCACGGCCTGAGCCGCGGCGTGAAGCGGGCGCACCTGATCCGCGCGGCGCTGGAGTCGATCGCCTATCAGATTGCCGACGTGGTGCAGGCGATGCGCGCCCATCCGGGCTTCACCCTGAACGCGCTGATGGTGGACGGCGGGCCGACAAAAAACGACTGGCTGATGCAGTACCAGGCGGACCTGCTCGGCTGCCCGGTGATGCGCAGCGACGTGGCGGAACTTTCAGCGATGGGGGCGGCACTGCTGGCGCGTAAGGCGCTGTTTAACCTGACCACCGCCCAGCTGCGCCAGTATCTGCCGGAGCATGTCACCTTTACGCCAGACATGGCGCGTCACGCCCGGCTACAGACCCGCTGGCAGGCCTGGCAGGAGACGGTTGCCCGGGTGCGGCGGTAA